The following proteins are encoded in a genomic region of Oceaniferula marina:
- a CDS encoding PEP-CTERM sorting domain-containing protein (PEP-CTERM proteins occur, often in large numbers, in the proteomes of bacteria that also encode an exosortase, a predicted intramembrane cysteine proteinase. The presence of a PEP-CTERM domain at a protein's C-terminus predicts cleavage within the sorting domain, followed by covalent anchoring to some some component of the (usually Gram-negative) cell surface. Many PEP-CTERM proteins exhibit an unusual sequence composition that includes large numbers of potential glycosylation sites. Expression of one such protein has been shown restore the ability of a bacterium to form floc, a type of biofilm.), with product MKFKTPIITLTSVAALTISSQAATIFSEDFTGDSATNLQGTTTTEGGLTWNADALFKANGSYNGAGNADKSGYINLGAGPTINTTYTLTTSMTTVGDLQWFFGLADSAADTSLRVQDGNVDNAVLLMYRGVGSSDGVRLDFVDSKSQNASVIAQSNGHPANTLSMVVTSNNLTDASIEMFKDGASLGTVNRDITGYQYFVLGAEAGSGSGQINSISLTAVPEPSSTALLGLSGLSLILRRKK from the coding sequence ATGAAATTCAAGACACCCATCATCACACTCACCAGTGTAGCGGCGCTCACAATCTCGTCACAGGCAGCCACCATCTTCTCTGAAGATTTCACCGGCGATTCCGCTACGAATCTTCAAGGAACAACCACAACTGAAGGAGGACTCACTTGGAATGCCGATGCTCTTTTCAAAGCCAATGGCTCCTACAATGGAGCAGGCAATGCAGATAAATCCGGTTATATCAACCTCGGCGCGGGACCCACGATCAACACCACCTACACTTTAACCACCAGCATGACCACCGTTGGCGACCTGCAATGGTTCTTTGGTTTGGCCGACAGCGCGGCAGACACCAGCTTGCGCGTTCAAGACGGCAATGTGGACAACGCCGTGCTACTGATGTACCGCGGTGTTGGGTCCAGCGATGGTGTGCGACTCGATTTTGTCGACAGCAAGTCTCAAAATGCCAGTGTCATCGCACAAAGCAACGGTCACCCGGCCAACACGCTCTCCATGGTGGTCACCAGCAACAACCTGACCGACGCCAGTATCGAAATGTTCAAAGACGGAGCCTCTCTCGGCACAGTCAACCGCGACATCACTGGTTATCAGTATTTCGTTCTTGGTGCTGAAGCAGGGTCTGGCTCGGGCCAAATCAACTCGATCTCCCTGACCGCAGTGCCTGAGCCCAGCAGTACAGCCCTACTCGGACTCAGCGGACTCAGCCTGATCCTTCGCCGCAAAAAATAA
- a CDS encoding sulfatase-like hydrolase/transferase, producing the protein MLRSIPITSLWFQMVSLSLALTVSAIAQPVAYWSFDGDTTAARLAESLGQTALDASETNGSSSWNTRSGFGNVLANGSGTAYLSVAQHIAITPGSGNFSISLWAYRTSDANSTKGLLDALDSGATTGYQLFYQTDNTIRIRIDDNNGNHVLVDTQSAHYQQNIWQNIIVTVDRSKQIARIYVNGSEATTAGGVAISALTGSINLNQNLWIGTLNGTAAARGRLDDIGLFNYALSTSEIAAINVGSGVPLSEIDTSPVASVIATPTSGSILRIGDTVTLSTNEAADAIYYTLDGSVPDNSAKLYTAPFTVPANATLQAIAYKNNSPGVVTSAFYTCIPNSPPNILIIMADDIGYGDLSCYGAPTVHTPHLDALARKGSRFTQFTTTGPGDLANQYALLTGRLARRGNLPADIPPGSANSIDYREWTLAKALRKKGYQTAMIGEWNLGDSADAGPNNQGFQLFYGLPYSASFIPTPPLVENETTLEAAHHSNLLLDQLSQRASSWISAQGEAPFFLVFSPPSLPATGGSLLGNHGNRMDALDRSIGDLLDTLEQTGKTNDTLVVFLSDEGPDRTYTSPSYGSAGIFRDGKSTTWEGGVRTPAISRWPGIIPAGTSNQAVLWLPDLYTSITAIADAHVPDDRPYDGTARADVLLSSRTRPDAETTLFLHRHDGTGYQLQAIRQGAWKYHATYQNSATDNNFSESAPLLFQIEQNPTEHINRSSTHTSKLVELQSAASTHLATFASPLPQLPITQPGFLSPPALSILTSENNKTSFAATLHRPVTSTNDEYAIQYSHDLSEWFSLAIDPYILTIDPQTNHSEIIELRIPSGDPSFSNNRVFFRIINTRP; encoded by the coding sequence ATGCTTCGCTCCATCCCTATCACATCGCTGTGGTTTCAAATGGTCAGCCTCTCCCTCGCGTTGACCGTCTCCGCCATTGCCCAACCGGTCGCATATTGGTCATTCGATGGTGACACAACAGCAGCGCGTCTAGCTGAATCACTCGGACAAACGGCTCTCGATGCCAGCGAAACCAACGGCAGCTCGTCATGGAACACCCGTAGCGGATTCGGCAACGTCCTCGCCAATGGCTCCGGCACCGCTTACCTGTCTGTTGCCCAGCACATCGCCATCACCCCGGGAAGCGGCAACTTCTCCATTTCCCTCTGGGCATACAGGACATCCGATGCCAACAGCACCAAGGGACTACTGGATGCCCTCGATAGCGGTGCAACCACCGGCTACCAGCTATTCTATCAAACGGATAACACCATCCGTATTCGTATCGACGACAACAATGGCAACCATGTTCTGGTCGACACCCAGTCGGCACACTACCAACAAAACATCTGGCAAAATATCATCGTCACCGTCGACCGCAGCAAGCAAATAGCACGCATCTATGTCAACGGCAGCGAAGCCACCACCGCGGGCGGCGTTGCCATCAGCGCCCTCACCGGATCCATCAACCTCAATCAAAACCTATGGATCGGAACCCTCAATGGCACGGCAGCTGCCCGAGGTCGTCTCGACGATATCGGACTATTTAACTACGCCTTGAGCACCAGCGAGATTGCTGCGATCAACGTCGGCAGCGGAGTCCCCTTGTCAGAGATAGATACCTCCCCGGTCGCAAGCGTCATTGCCACCCCTACCAGTGGCTCCATCCTACGCATTGGTGACACGGTAACGCTAAGTACAAATGAGGCTGCTGACGCCATTTACTACACATTGGACGGTAGCGTTCCAGATAACAGCGCCAAGCTCTATACAGCCCCATTCACGGTACCAGCGAACGCCACGCTACAAGCCATTGCCTATAAAAATAACAGCCCGGGTGTGGTCACCTCGGCATTCTACACCTGTATACCAAACAGCCCACCCAATATCCTGATCATCATGGCAGACGACATCGGCTATGGCGATCTCTCATGTTACGGTGCACCAACAGTCCACACCCCGCACCTTGATGCCCTCGCGCGAAAAGGATCACGCTTCACTCAATTTACCACCACTGGACCAGGCGATCTCGCCAACCAGTATGCACTGCTCACCGGCCGCCTGGCCCGACGTGGCAACCTGCCCGCCGACATCCCCCCTGGAAGTGCAAATAGTATCGATTACCGCGAGTGGACTCTCGCCAAGGCCTTACGAAAAAAAGGATACCAAACCGCCATGATCGGAGAATGGAATCTTGGGGACAGCGCTGACGCAGGGCCAAATAACCAAGGCTTTCAATTATTCTACGGGCTACCCTACTCTGCATCCTTCATCCCTACGCCGCCACTCGTTGAAAACGAAACAACGCTCGAAGCCGCCCACCATTCCAACCTTCTCTTGGATCAGCTCAGTCAACGAGCCTCCTCATGGATCTCCGCCCAAGGAGAGGCGCCCTTTTTTCTCGTCTTCTCACCACCCTCCCTACCGGCAACAGGAGGCTCATTGCTCGGAAACCACGGAAATCGGATGGACGCCCTTGATCGCTCCATCGGTGACCTGCTTGACACCCTGGAACAAACGGGAAAAACCAACGACACACTGGTAGTCTTTCTCTCGGACGAAGGACCGGACCGCACCTATACCTCTCCATCCTACGGATCGGCTGGCATTTTTCGCGATGGAAAATCCACCACCTGGGAAGGAGGCGTGCGCACCCCGGCGATCAGTCGATGGCCCGGCATCATCCCAGCTGGAACAAGCAACCAGGCCGTGCTTTGGTTGCCCGACCTCTACACCAGCATCACCGCCATTGCGGACGCCCATGTTCCGGACGACCGGCCCTACGATGGCACCGCACGCGCCGATGTCCTTCTATCAAGCCGCACCCGACCAGATGCCGAGACCACTTTGTTCCTGCACCGCCACGACGGCACCGGTTACCAACTCCAAGCCATCCGCCAAGGTGCATGGAAATACCATGCCACATACCAAAACTCAGCAACAGACAACAACTTCTCGGAATCCGCGCCGCTGCTGTTCCAAATCGAGCAAAACCCGACCGAGCACATCAACCGTAGCAGCACCCACACCAGTAAACTCGTCGAACTTCAATCGGCGGCCTCAACCCATCTTGCCACATTCGCATCTCCACTCCCCCAACTCCCGATCACTCAGCCGGGGTTTCTGAGCCCTCCCGCTCTATCTATCCTCACTTCCGAAAACAATAAAACCTCCTTCGCAGCCACCCTGCACCGGCCGGTCACATCCACCAACGACGAATATGCCATCCAGTATTCCCATGATCTGAGCGAGTGGTTCTCCCTGGCCATCGATCCATACATCCTAACAATCGATCCGCAAACGAACCATTCAGAGATCATTGAACTACGTATTCCCTCAGGCGATCCCAGCTTCTCCAACAACCGTGTCTTCTTCAGAATCATCAACACCCGACCATGA
- a CDS encoding sulfatase family protein produces MKHLISTAFALLACFNLHARPATEKPNIIIVFVDDSGYADYAHTGNPTIHTPNITSMVHEGLNFPQFYCASPACSASRYALLTGRNPARSGFRWVLPPTESKYLHPNETTIAEGLKNQGYATAMFGKWHLGTPNTGNAYTPNALPLAHGFEIFEGTTVSHDYADSHLIMGPSSDNNPTTGYASITTKVPSKLEIMQGLTKRYTDRAIQFISTHKDDPFFIYLAPNMPHLPVHSSEEFQGTSLRGPLGDCIEEIDNSVGRIRQALADAGVTENTLIIYTSDNGPWIRFENTTTTYPNGQGEARLNVGSALPFRDGKGSTWEGGVRVPGVFCWPGTIPASSVEKTPASTMDLLPTIFSLAGEPVPGDRILDGRDIRPLLNPENFTGTVPDFNFVYTGASSNGIYAARKGAWKMHIRLYSQTGNNYGFSASSSNPLLFNLEQDPGERFDLSAQQSEQLPALQTIINDFQSSLNTEGTFWSP; encoded by the coding sequence ATGAAACACCTAATTTCCACAGCTTTCGCCCTGCTCGCGTGCTTCAACCTCCACGCCCGCCCTGCCACGGAAAAGCCAAACATCATCATCGTCTTTGTCGATGACTCCGGGTACGCCGACTACGCGCACACAGGCAACCCCACAATCCATACACCAAACATTACAAGCATGGTGCACGAAGGGTTGAACTTCCCACAGTTCTACTGTGCCTCTCCCGCCTGCTCGGCCTCCCGCTACGCTCTACTCACCGGCCGTAACCCGGCGCGCTCTGGATTCAGGTGGGTCCTCCCCCCCACAGAAAGCAAGTATCTGCACCCCAACGAAACAACCATCGCAGAAGGACTAAAAAACCAGGGGTATGCAACCGCCATGTTTGGCAAGTGGCATCTCGGAACACCAAACACTGGCAACGCCTATACCCCGAACGCTTTACCTCTGGCTCATGGCTTTGAGATCTTTGAAGGCACAACGGTCTCCCACGATTATGCCGACAGCCACCTCATCATGGGCCCCTCCAGTGATAACAATCCAACCACGGGCTACGCATCCATCACCACCAAGGTTCCGTCCAAACTGGAGATCATGCAAGGGCTCACCAAGCGCTACACCGACCGCGCCATCCAATTTATCAGCACCCATAAAGATGACCCGTTTTTCATCTACCTGGCCCCCAACATGCCCCATCTCCCCGTCCATTCTTCCGAAGAATTTCAAGGAACCTCTCTGCGAGGTCCTCTGGGCGATTGTATCGAGGAAATCGATAACTCCGTCGGACGTATCCGCCAAGCCCTTGCTGATGCCGGGGTCACAGAGAACACTCTGATCATTTACACTTCCGATAACGGCCCGTGGATTCGCTTTGAAAACACCACAACCACCTACCCCAATGGCCAGGGGGAGGCTCGTCTCAACGTCGGCTCAGCACTACCATTCCGCGATGGTAAAGGTTCCACTTGGGAGGGTGGTGTTCGCGTTCCCGGCGTCTTTTGCTGGCCTGGAACCATCCCTGCCAGCAGTGTTGAAAAAACACCGGCCAGCACCATGGATCTGCTACCCACCATTTTCTCTCTCGCCGGAGAGCCCGTCCCCGGTGACCGCATCCTCGATGGCCGTGATATCCGCCCCTTGCTTAACCCGGAAAACTTTACAGGAACGGTTCCCGACTTCAACTTTGTCTACACCGGAGCCTCGAGCAACGGCATCTACGCCGCCCGGAAAGGAGCATGGAAGATGCACATCCGCCTCTACTCCCAAACGGGAAACAACTACGGCTTTTCGGCTTCATCAAGCAACCCGCTGCTATTCAACCTCGAACAGGACCCAGGTGAACGATTTGATCTTTCAGCTCAACAATCAGAGCAGTTGCCCGCCTTGCAAACCATCATCAACGATTTTCAGTCGAGCCTGAATACAGAGGGAACCTTTTGGTCCCCCTGA
- a CDS encoding sialate O-acetylesterase, giving the protein MKKTILMMMLGGAWPCAADVTLPKVLTDHMVLQRGEPITVWGWADAGEKVSVTLAGTSKQTNADAEGNWKVTLPKRGLGDALTMKVKGKNEIVLKDILMGDVWLCSGQSNMEWGIGLSENPKQAIQAASHPKIRLLNVNKVKSGKPLPDVAKASGWKVCSPETISNLGDKPRKGFSSVGYFFGVHLQQELKNVPIGLIASSWGGTRIEPWTTPSGRDAIPELKGKKGDYSKLYNGMVHGLAPLRIKGAIWYQGESNRKDGALYHHKKRALVAGWREIWGKEMPFYFVQLAPFGYPKDSPEVLPVIWQAQSESNASIPHTGMAVTIDIGNPKDIHPKKKKEVGQRLALLALKDTYGKDVVAYSPTYVSHVVKRGKVVLTFKDVASGLATRDGKAPMAFEVAGSDGKFVPAKARISGSNQVTLESDGVKNPKSVRYAWSNTPVTNLMNQEGLPVPCFQAK; this is encoded by the coding sequence ATGAAAAAGACGATCTTAATGATGATGTTGGGTGGTGCATGGCCATGCGCTGCGGATGTGACCTTACCGAAGGTATTGACGGATCACATGGTTTTGCAACGTGGTGAACCCATCACAGTGTGGGGCTGGGCTGATGCAGGGGAAAAGGTATCCGTGACCTTGGCAGGAACTTCGAAGCAAACCAATGCGGATGCCGAAGGAAACTGGAAAGTGACGCTACCCAAGCGAGGTTTGGGGGATGCGTTGACGATGAAGGTGAAGGGGAAGAATGAGATTGTGCTCAAGGATATTCTCATGGGAGATGTTTGGTTGTGTTCCGGTCAGTCAAACATGGAGTGGGGCATTGGCCTGAGTGAAAACCCGAAACAGGCGATTCAAGCTGCCAGTCATCCGAAGATACGATTGCTGAATGTGAATAAAGTAAAATCAGGAAAGCCTCTTCCGGATGTGGCAAAGGCTTCAGGTTGGAAGGTTTGCAGCCCAGAAACGATTTCCAATCTGGGCGATAAGCCTCGGAAGGGATTTTCTTCCGTTGGATATTTCTTTGGGGTTCATCTTCAGCAAGAATTAAAAAATGTTCCTATTGGTTTAATCGCATCTTCGTGGGGTGGGACAAGAATTGAGCCTTGGACGACGCCAAGCGGCAGAGATGCCATCCCCGAGTTGAAGGGAAAGAAGGGAGATTATAGCAAACTCTATAATGGTATGGTGCACGGCTTGGCACCATTGCGCATCAAAGGGGCAATCTGGTACCAGGGGGAATCGAACCGTAAGGACGGAGCCCTGTATCATCACAAAAAGCGGGCGCTGGTCGCAGGTTGGCGTGAAATCTGGGGGAAAGAAATGCCATTTTACTTTGTGCAGTTGGCTCCATTCGGCTACCCGAAGGATTCCCCGGAGGTGTTGCCTGTGATTTGGCAGGCACAGTCGGAGTCGAATGCCAGCATCCCGCATACGGGGATGGCGGTGACCATCGATATTGGAAACCCGAAGGATATTCACCCGAAGAAAAAGAAGGAAGTGGGGCAACGCTTGGCCTTGCTTGCTTTGAAGGATACCTACGGTAAGGATGTGGTGGCTTACAGCCCGACCTATGTTTCCCATGTCGTCAAACGGGGGAAGGTGGTGCTGACCTTCAAGGATGTGGCCAGTGGATTGGCAACGCGAGATGGTAAGGCACCCATGGCGTTTGAAGTTGCTGGAAGCGACGGCAAATTTGTTCCGGCCAAGGCGCGCATTTCAGGTAGCAATCAAGTGACGCTTGAGTCCGACGGTGTGAAAAATCCAAAGTCAGTCCGTTACGCCTGGTCGAACACGCCTGTCACCAATCTGATGAATCAAGAGGGCTTGCCTGTGCCCTGTTTTCAGGCGAAATGA
- a CDS encoding heparinase II/III domain-containing protein translates to MRISLFRILLCLAFITTSSWAEVPDHPRLLFSKSDETAVKQGIHSDPLAKQVYTEILRRADHTLNAPTCRYHIPDGKRLLGESRRALSNILHCAMAWRLSGEKKYFNRTIKELDAACALKDWNPKHFLDTAEMSTAVAIGYDWLYHELNETQRNTYASALRNKGLEPARNGFTGKRAWWSHPRNNWGQVCATGLLMAERALERSGDHIHPARKAASQSLEQCATFYQPDGAYPEGPAYWHYGSNYHVIGLALLATEHRQLRSPTPATFARSPLFTEHLTGPTGKVFNFADAGVSTSRVSPAQSWMTNTFDQPATCKFIRSRIAQDISDQRKHSTKGPERFFPLHLLWLPNEHPDKQATLATDSRWNGSQPIATFRSQWHDPDALFVAIKGGYPGASHGQMDVGTFILESQGVRWVEDLGSDNYNMPGYFGSKRWSYFRLTNKSHSTLVINQQLQNPKSKPCLITAFQSTPEKGSASIDLTQAYTPQAKHIVRSCTLDRSRQQVTIEDAITQPTGPVRWAIVTRAEVNIENNTAILKQSGKELKIIRNDKHGGVWQVLDAKPSLKIENQNQGVRILCFTAPASPQLTLSVSFSPH, encoded by the coding sequence ATGCGCATTTCACTCTTCCGTATTCTTCTCTGCCTTGCATTCATCACGACAAGTTCATGGGCAGAGGTCCCAGACCACCCGCGCCTGCTCTTTTCCAAATCCGATGAAACGGCCGTCAAACAAGGTATTCATTCCGACCCCTTGGCCAAGCAAGTCTACACCGAGATCCTACGTCGCGCCGACCACACCCTCAACGCGCCTACCTGCAGATACCACATCCCGGACGGCAAACGCCTGCTCGGTGAGAGCCGCCGTGCATTAAGCAACATCCTCCACTGCGCAATGGCCTGGCGACTCAGCGGTGAGAAAAAATACTTCAACCGCACCATCAAGGAGCTCGATGCCGCCTGTGCACTCAAAGACTGGAACCCCAAACACTTCCTCGATACCGCCGAAATGTCGACCGCGGTCGCCATCGGTTACGACTGGCTCTACCACGAACTCAATGAAACCCAACGCAACACCTACGCATCGGCACTGCGAAACAAAGGGCTGGAACCCGCACGCAATGGATTCACAGGTAAACGTGCCTGGTGGTCGCATCCGCGAAACAACTGGGGGCAGGTGTGCGCCACCGGCCTCCTGATGGCAGAACGTGCACTGGAACGATCAGGCGACCACATTCATCCCGCCCGAAAAGCCGCCAGTCAATCGCTTGAACAGTGTGCGACATTCTATCAACCCGATGGAGCCTACCCCGAAGGGCCAGCCTACTGGCACTATGGATCAAACTACCACGTCATTGGACTCGCCCTTTTAGCCACGGAACATCGGCAACTTCGATCCCCAACACCCGCCACCTTTGCCCGCTCCCCGCTGTTCACCGAGCACCTAACCGGACCTACTGGCAAGGTCTTCAACTTTGCCGATGCCGGAGTGTCCACCAGCCGGGTCAGCCCCGCCCAATCATGGATGACTAACACCTTCGACCAGCCGGCCACCTGCAAATTCATCCGATCCAGGATCGCCCAAGACATCAGCGACCAACGCAAGCATTCCACCAAAGGACCTGAACGGTTTTTTCCGCTGCACCTACTCTGGCTGCCCAACGAACATCCGGACAAGCAGGCAACTCTCGCCACGGACTCCCGCTGGAACGGCAGCCAACCCATCGCAACCTTCCGCAGTCAATGGCATGACCCCGATGCTTTGTTTGTCGCCATCAAAGGTGGCTACCCGGGAGCCAGTCACGGGCAAATGGATGTAGGGACCTTTATCCTCGAATCCCAAGGCGTGCGCTGGGTCGAAGACCTCGGCAGCGACAATTACAACATGCCCGGGTACTTCGGATCCAAACGGTGGAGTTATTTCAGGCTCACGAATAAGAGCCACAGCACACTGGTCATTAACCAACAATTACAAAACCCCAAATCCAAACCATGCCTCATCACAGCATTTCAAAGCACTCCTGAAAAAGGAAGTGCCAGCATCGACCTTACGCAGGCATACACCCCTCAGGCAAAGCACATCGTCCGCAGCTGCACACTGGACCGTAGCCGTCAACAGGTCACGATTGAAGACGCCATTACGCAACCAACGGGTCCCGTTCGCTGGGCAATCGTCACCCGAGCAGAAGTCAATATCGAGAACAACACCGCCATACTCAAACAATCCGGCAAAGAGCTCAAAATCATCCGTAACGACAAACATGGAGGTGTCTGGCAAGTGCTTGATGCCAAGCCTTCTCTCAAAATCGAAAACCAAAACCAAGGCGTCCGCATCCTCTGTTTTACCGCTCCGGCATCCCCCCAACTCACGCTCAGTGTCAGTTTCAGCCCACATTAA